AACGAAGCTGCCCACCCTCACGCATATGCTACCGGCAAAGGCGGCGCCGGCAACGTCGTGACCCCAGGTCCTCGCTCTGCCGCCGCCGAACCTGATATAGCCGCGTTAAACTCGGAAGAtagagaggaaagagatgcaCATGCCAAAGTGCATGCCAACGAGACGGGCCACTGGGTTCCTTCTGGAAGAGGGTAAGTCCTCGTGTGGTGCGAGCGTGAGGTAACTGACAATGCCCGCCTTATCAGCGGGGCGGGGAATATGCACCACCGCGCGTACGATAATCACTCGCATTCACCAGCACAGGACGAGCGTGGACGTGATTCCCACAAGGGCGGAGTGCTCGGTAACGTCCTACGGAGTTTTAGTCGTGCCGCCGGACGAGACAAGAGTAGCGAAGGTCGAGCCAAGGATTAGGTCGAGTCTTTTCAAAaactcttttttccttttgtaTTCAGCattggtttttttttttgtcagAATGTTGCCGGCTTTTTACCTTTGGTCCAATTTTATTTATATAGGTTTATGGGACGCCAAGTTTATTTGTGATGTACATGTATGATTGGTATCATCTGCTGGTCTGCAACAAATGGTAATATAGATGGCGAATAGTTGCTGCTCGATGACAATTTGGAAAAAGATTGAcgtgaaaaaaaaaagtctCGTTACACTCTATATACCATAAATAAAATAGTCGTAAAACACCCATTCTCGTTGCCCGTTTCGTTAAATACAtgatcatctctctctctctctcttcccggTGAACCCAGCGTCCTAGAGCACCACACACTtgtacttcttcttccttttcccacctACCCTTTCTGTCGGCATCACCGACTCTTCACCTGCACCACCTTGTTTCGCCAacttgatcttcttgaccaAACACTTGAACGCAGCCTCGACATTACTATTCGTCTTGGCGCTCACTTCAAAGAATTCACACCCCAGCCGTTTGGCCAGACTGGCCCCTTCATCCGTTGATACTTCTCTGGAATGGAACATgtccttcttgttcccCACAATCACGATCGGTACCCGTGCTGCCCACATCCCGCCTCCGCCCCCACCCCCAGCCCCAGGTGCTGCGCCGCCGCCAGCTGATGTCGATAAGCCATATGGGttggacgaagaagaagggaggggTAAACCCGATTCATCCTTGACGCGGAGGACTCGCTCGACCACATGTTCGACCCGTTCAAATGTCGGTCGAGAAGTTATAGAGTACACGATCAGGAATCCTTCGCCTTCACGTATCCATTGGTCGCGCAGAGCCGTGTATTCCTCTACAccaagggaaaaagaaaaaggcaaaggcaaagtGCTCAGTTAAATGATAATGATGGGTGGtaatggaagaagacgtaAAGATACGTACCTTGTCCAGCAGTATCCAGAACTTCTAGTAAACAGGGCTGATCGTCTACAACCCATTGTTTGCGATAACAATCTTCAATGGTAGGATCGTATGTCTAAACAAGTTGTGGTTAGCATGAAAATCCCGTATAACCTTGCCCGAGCGTTTCTCgtaaagagaaaagacaaCCAACCTCGACGAATGAAGACATTGTAAACTATTCCTCAGCTGTCAGTTCCccccccttttttttaatcCCTGGTCAAAAGGtagggaggaagggtgaaACTCACTTGGACTGTTATGGCAGTTTTACCGACACCTCCGTCGCCGAGGACGGTTATCTTGAAGAGCATTCGTACTGGGTGACCCTGTTTGGCATGAAAATGTCGGCGAGCTTTTCACTTCATGGTTTGGATGTGGAGCAGACACAgagcgagagagagagagagagagagagatagaGAATGAGACTCACCATCTTGGACtatggagagaagaatgggtCAAATGGGATGACAgtggaaaaaaaacacCAAATCAAAATCCAACAGTAAAATGGGCTTGTTGTGCTCAAAGAACGTCTGGTGGCTCGTGCGCGCTTCACGTCGTCGCGGACCTCCACCACAAACACTTCAGCTCAACAATCAATCGGCGCGTCCGTCCCTTCACCGTA
This genomic window from Cryptococcus deuterogattii R265 chromosome 9, complete sequence contains:
- a CDS encoding cytoplasmic protein (genome sequence mistake) encodes the protein MSRSRSRSKARTPRRESSSSTTRREGSALGLGRRTTRETIITTGRGGIGNISEEREKNSIELEKELAQNQYEANVLARYTTNEAAHPHAYATGKGGAGNVVTPGPRSAAAEPDIAALNSEDREERDAHAKVHANETGHWVPSGRGGAGNMHHRAYDNHSHSPAQDERGRDSHKGGVLGNVLRSFSRAAGRDKSSEGRAKD
- a CDS encoding Ras family other is translated as MGHPVRMLFKITVLGDGGVGKTAITVQFTMSSFVETYDPTIEDCYRKQWVVDDQPCLLEVLDTAGQEEYTALRDQWIREGEGFLIVYSITSRPTFERVEHVVERVLRVKDESGLPLPSSSSNPYGLSTSAGGGAAPGAGGGGGGGMWAARVPIVIVGNKKDMFHSREVSTDEGASLAKRLGCEFFEVSAKTNSNVEAAFKCLVKKIKLAKQGGAGEESVMPTERVGGKRKKKYKCVVL